In Crinalium epipsammum PCC 9333, the genomic window CAGGTATCGCTGTTTTGATCCGCTCAATAATCTGGTCATTTACCTGCCCTTGCCAGGGTCGGTTCATAGCGCGGAGAATTTCAGGATGGGAATGCTGTAAGGGCAAATCCAAGTAAGGCAAAACGTTTGGCGTTTCTTGGATTGCTGCAATCACTTGGGGTGTTAAACCAGTGGGATAAGCATAGTGCATCCGAATCCAGGGAATGTCTACTTTGCCTAGCGCCCGCAATAGTTCTGCTAGTTTTGGTGCGCCGTAAATATCTATACCATAATTTGTGGTAATTTGGGAGATTAAGATTAATTCTTTTACTCCTTGATCGGCAAGCTGCTTCGCTTCAGCAACTAAAGATTCAATTGTGCGGGAGCGTTGATTTCCCCTGAGATGAGGAATAATACAAAAAGCACAGCGATAATCACAACCTTCTGCAACTCGCAGATAAGCCACACCTTCTGTCGTAGTTCGATATCTTGGTGTCGTTTCGTCAGCGATATAGGTCGGTTCAGCAGATACCTCTTTTACCCGTTCACCAGCTTCTACTCGTTCAATTACTTCAACGATTTTTTGATAGTCGCCAGTACCTACCACTGCCACAGCTTCTGGTAATTCATCCAGTAGTTGTTCTTGGAAGTGCTGCGCCATGCAGCCCGTAATCACAATTTTTTTGTTGTCTTCAGCCAATTCTACCAGTGTACGCACTGATTCTTGGCGTGCAGCTTCAATAAAACTACAGGTATTGACTATAACATATTCAGCTAATTCTTCGTTAGAATCCACATCATAGCCTGCTTCTACAAGCAGACCCAGCATATGTTCAGTGTCAATTCGGTTTTTTTCGCAGCCTAAGTGAGAGATAGCAATTGTTGGCTTGTTGCCCATGCAGTATTTTATATTCGTGGTCTAAAATGAGTGGGTTAACTTTGAAGCTATAAAAGTATACCTCATGGAGGGTTGTGTTAACCCACACAAGTTAGTTCGGATATTGAAATTCCGTTTACGAAACCCGCTCTCGATCCATTGTATATAAAAATTGATTAATGTATCGTTATTATTCGCACTAATTTTTCACATTACTTCTGTCCACCCCCAAAATCTCATTGCAGAGGTAAGGTTAGAGGAGAATAAAGTAGAGGTTAATTCCTCCTGCTCCTTGCCTTCTTTCCCCCTGCTGCTGTTGGTTTTGAGGGATAGGGTGAAAGTTAACGGTGTTTTCAGGTAGACAAGTGAACTTAAATCAAATTTTTAAGACACCGAATCCGATTATTGGCGTTGTTCATTTACAGCCCCTGCCCACGTCTGCACGTTGGGGGGGAAGCTTGAAAGCAATTATTGATCGGGCAGAACAAGAAGCTACTGCCCTGGCGGCGGGTGGTGTCGATGGCATTATTGTAGAAAATTTTTTTGATGCTCCGTTTACCAAAAGCCAAGTAGATCCGGCTGTAGTCAGTGCGATGACGCTGATTGTGCAACGGTTAATGAACTTGGTGGCGTTGCCGATTGGGATTAATGTGTTACGGAATGACTCTCAGAGTGCGATGGCGATCGCTACCTGTGTTAATGCCCAATTTATTCGCGTTAACGTCCTTACTGGCGTAATGGCAACAGACCAAGGACTAATCGAAGGAGCAGCCCATCAACTGTTGCGCTATCGTCGTGAACTGGGCAGTGATGTGAAAATTTGGGCAGATGTGTTGGTCAAGCACGCCCGTCCATTAGGTTCACCAAATTTGACGACGGCGGTACAAGAAACAATTGAACGGGGTTTGGCAGATGCGGTAATTTTATCCGGCTGGGCTACTGGTAGTCCTCC contains:
- the rimO gene encoding 30S ribosomal protein S12 methylthiotransferase RimO, with product MGNKPTIAISHLGCEKNRIDTEHMLGLLVEAGYDVDSNEELAEYVIVNTCSFIEAARQESVRTLVELAEDNKKIVITGCMAQHFQEQLLDELPEAVAVVGTGDYQKIVEVIERVEAGERVKEVSAEPTYIADETTPRYRTTTEGVAYLRVAEGCDYRCAFCIIPHLRGNQRSRTIESLVAEAKQLADQGVKELILISQITTNYGIDIYGAPKLAELLRALGKVDIPWIRMHYAYPTGLTPQVIAAIQETPNVLPYLDLPLQHSHPEILRAMNRPWQGQVNDQIIERIKTAIPDAVLRTTFIVGFPGETDAHFDHVMQFVQRHEFDLMGVFTFSPEEGTAAYKLPNQLPQDLMDQRRDALMSVQQPISLKRNQAEVGKVVDVLIEQEHPETGELVGRSSRFAPEVDGLVYVQGSAPLGAIVPVEIYDADIYDLYGEVIASPTHPLEKEFVGLA
- the btpA gene encoding photosystem I biogenesis protein BtpA is translated as MNLNQIFKTPNPIIGVVHLQPLPTSARWGGSLKAIIDRAEQEATALAAGGVDGIIVENFFDAPFTKSQVDPAVVSAMTLIVQRLMNLVALPIGINVLRNDSQSAMAIATCVNAQFIRVNVLTGVMATDQGLIEGAAHQLLRYRRELGSDVKIWADVLVKHARPLGSPNLTTAVQETIERGLADAVILSGWATGSPPTLEDLELACAAARGTPVLIGSGADWENISTLMQAADGVIVSSSLKRHGRIEQTIDPIRVSQFVEATRRSLSSKAEIPPVSAVKLHS